One Rhodoferax ferrireducens T118 DNA segment encodes these proteins:
- a CDS encoding feruloyl-CoA synthase — translation MTEPKFRPLTFGVTRVDLRDGAPGVHYLKAEQALQDYPERITDRLAHWAATAPDRIYIAQREKLPDGSKGEWKCITYGQAWRHARCIAQALIHRGLSTKNPVVILSENDLEHALLALGCLVAGVPFVPTSPAYSLVSVDYDKLRHVIKTVTPGLVFAADATRYAKAINAALPADIEVVLTQGQIDGRDHTTFADLLNTPVTPAVDAAMQATGPDTIVKFLFTSGSTSLPKAVINTQRMWCANQQQMAQSMPVLAQEPLVLVDWLPWNHTFGGNHNFGMVLYHGGTLYIDDGKPTPALMAETLRNLREIAPTVYFNVPTGFEAIAAAMQTDDVLRKNLLSRVKMFFYAGAAMAQPIWDSLFESEEREIGERIVMSTGLGMTESGPFAIFVTNPNVKAGDLGVPTPGMDLKLVDVDGKTEVRYRGPNITPGYWRAPNETAKHFDEEGYFCSGDAVKWIDETDVHQGLKFDGRIAEDFKLATGTFVSVGPLRAKIIAAGAPYIQDVVLTGINLKEVGAMVFPTQAVRALSGLPASTPMADVLTRAPVLDQFQKVMNELNKIATGSASRIARMCLLAEPPTLDRGEVTDKGSINQRAVLTHRAETVAALHDDSLASILKPQSL, via the coding sequence ATGACAGAGCCGAAATTTCGACCGTTGACCTTTGGGGTGACCCGCGTTGACTTACGCGACGGCGCACCCGGCGTGCATTACCTAAAAGCCGAGCAAGCCTTGCAAGACTACCCCGAGCGCATAACCGACCGGCTGGCACACTGGGCTGCCACGGCGCCTGACCGCATCTACATCGCGCAACGTGAAAAACTGCCGGATGGCAGCAAGGGCGAGTGGAAGTGCATCACCTATGGCCAGGCCTGGCGCCACGCACGGTGTATTGCGCAGGCGCTGATTCACCGCGGCTTGAGCACCAAAAACCCGGTGGTTATCCTGTCTGAAAACGACTTGGAACACGCCCTGTTGGCGCTGGGATGCCTGGTGGCTGGTGTGCCATTTGTGCCGACTTCACCCGCCTATTCGCTGGTCAGCGTTGACTATGACAAGCTGCGTCACGTGATCAAAACCGTCACGCCCGGCCTGGTGTTTGCGGCGGATGCCACGCGATACGCAAAGGCCATCAACGCAGCCCTGCCTGCTGATATTGAAGTCGTGCTGACCCAAGGCCAGATTGATGGCCGCGACCACACGACCTTTGCCGACCTTCTGAACACGCCTGTCACACCCGCGGTTGATGCGGCCATGCAAGCGACCGGTCCAGACACCATCGTCAAATTTTTGTTCACCAGCGGTTCCACCAGCCTGCCCAAGGCGGTGATCAACACCCAGCGCATGTGGTGCGCCAACCAGCAGCAGATGGCCCAATCCATGCCGGTGCTGGCGCAGGAACCCTTGGTGCTGGTGGATTGGCTGCCCTGGAACCACACTTTCGGCGGCAACCACAACTTTGGCATGGTGCTTTACCACGGTGGCACGCTCTACATCGACGACGGCAAACCCACCCCCGCCCTCATGGCGGAAACCCTGCGCAACCTGCGCGAGATCGCACCCACGGTGTACTTCAACGTGCCCACCGGTTTTGAGGCGATTGCCGCCGCCATGCAGACCGATGACGTACTGCGCAAAAACCTGCTCTCGCGCGTCAAGATGTTTTTCTACGCTGGTGCCGCCATGGCTCAGCCGATCTGGGACAGCTTGTTTGAATCCGAAGAAAGAGAAATCGGCGAGCGCATTGTGATGAGCACCGGCCTGGGCATGACCGAGTCCGGTCCGTTCGCGATTTTTGTCACCAACCCCAACGTCAAGGCGGGCGATCTGGGCGTGCCCACACCGGGCATGGACCTGAAACTGGTTGATGTGGATGGCAAGACCGAGGTCCGCTACCGCGGCCCCAACATCACGCCCGGCTACTGGCGCGCCCCCAATGAGACCGCCAAACACTTTGACGAAGAAGGTTATTTCTGCTCAGGTGACGCGGTGAAATGGATCGATGAGACCGATGTGCACCAGGGCCTCAAATTTGATGGTCGTATTGCCGAAGACTTCAAACTGGCCACTGGCACCTTTGTGAGTGTCGGGCCGCTGCGCGCCAAGATCATTGCCGCCGGTGCCCCCTACATTCAGGACGTGGTGCTGACCGGCATCAACTTGAAGGAGGTGGGTGCCATGGTGTTCCCTACCCAGGCGGTACGGGCCTTGAGTGGCCTGCCTGCCAGCACGCCGATGGCCGATGTGCTGACCCGTGCGCCGGTGTTGGATCAGTTCCAGAAGGTGATGAACGAGCTGAACAAGATTGCCACCGGCAGTGCCAGCCGGATTGCCCGCATGTGCCTGCTGGCCGAACCGCCCACACTGGACCGCGGCGAGGTGACCGACAAGGGCTCGATCAACCAGCGGGCGGTGCTGACCCACCGCGCCGAGACCGTGGCGGCGCTGCACGATGACTCGCTGGCTTCGATTTTGAAACCCCAGTCGCTCTGA
- a CDS encoding SDR family NAD(P)-dependent oxidoreductase — translation MNIQGQAALVTGGGSGLGEATARELARLGAKVAILDVNLANAEKVAAEIGGVACQCDVTSPDSVQAAIDTATAAHGPARILMQIAGIGSAKRVVGKDGNAAPLEDFVRVVNVNLIGTYNVARLFAAACAKLEPMEDGERGAMVFTASVAAFDGQVGQQAYSASKAGVAGMTLPMARDLAQHGIRVCTIAPGLFATPLMKTLPEAVQVSLAASIPFPQRLGKPEEFAQLAAHIVSNCHLNGEVIRLDGALRMAPR, via the coding sequence ATGAACATTCAAGGACAAGCAGCTCTGGTCACCGGTGGTGGCTCCGGCTTGGGCGAAGCCACCGCCCGCGAACTGGCCCGCCTGGGTGCCAAGGTGGCGATTCTGGACGTGAACCTGGCCAACGCCGAAAAGGTGGCCGCCGAAATTGGCGGCGTGGCCTGCCAGTGTGACGTGACCAGCCCGGACAGCGTGCAAGCCGCCATCGACACCGCCACCGCCGCCCATGGCCCAGCCCGCATCCTGATGCAGATTGCCGGCATCGGCAGCGCCAAGCGGGTCGTCGGCAAGGACGGCAACGCCGCCCCGCTGGAAGACTTTGTGCGCGTGGTCAACGTCAACCTGATCGGCACCTACAACGTGGCGCGCCTGTTCGCCGCCGCCTGCGCCAAGCTTGAACCCATGGAAGACGGCGAGCGCGGTGCCATGGTGTTCACCGCCTCCGTGGCCGCGTTTGACGGCCAGGTCGGCCAGCAGGCCTACAGCGCCTCCAAGGCCGGTGTGGCCGGCATGACGCTGCCCATGGCGCGTGATCTGGCGCAGCACGGCATTCGCGTCTGCACCATTGCGCCCGGCCTGTTCGCCACGCCGCTGATGAAGACCTTGCCTGAAGCCGTGCAGGTGTCGCTGGCAGCCAGCATTCCGTTCCCGCAGCGTCTGGGCAAGCCCGAGGAGTTTGCGCAGTTGGCCGCACACATTGTCAGCAACTGTCACCTCAACGGCGAGGTGATCCGCCTTGATGGCGCACTGCGCATGGCTCCGCGTTAA
- a CDS encoding thiolase family protein — MASKGFFNAFDDIWMLDGMRTPLVDYCGALGHISPTDLGIKAARAALERAAVPAAHINSVLTGNMAPGDFEQFMLPRHIGLYAGVPQDVPALMAQRICGTGFELFRQAGEQIESSCADVTLVVGTESMTRNPIAAFEHRTGFKLGAPVGFKDYMWEALNDSAAGINMIQTAENLAKQYGITREEVDAFASSSFAKAVAAQQSGFHAGEIVPVVSENFALEGYATRAIKLQGKSSEVALDTHARISPVEVLAKLRSVYPGGVQTGGNSAALVDAAAAVVVASGGYVRAEGKKPLARVVAAAVVGVPPEIMGIGPAPAIRLLLERAGLTLDQIGRFEINEAQGAQTLSVGRELGLDLSKLNVNGGAIALGHPLACTGVRLTLTLAREMQRSHVRYGVSSACIGGGQGIALLLENPLTV; from the coding sequence ATGGCAAGCAAAGGATTTTTCAACGCGTTTGATGACATCTGGATGTTGGATGGCATGCGCACCCCCCTGGTGGACTACTGTGGTGCGCTGGGTCACATCTCGCCGACTGACCTGGGCATCAAGGCAGCCCGTGCGGCGCTGGAGCGCGCAGCTGTGCCCGCAGCACACATCAATTCGGTGCTGACCGGCAACATGGCCCCGGGCGACTTTGAGCAATTCATGTTGCCGCGTCACATCGGCCTGTACGCCGGTGTGCCACAAGACGTGCCCGCGCTGATGGCGCAGCGCATCTGCGGCACCGGATTTGAGCTGTTTCGCCAGGCCGGTGAACAAATCGAAAGCAGCTGCGCTGACGTGACGCTGGTGGTGGGCACCGAGTCGATGACACGCAACCCGATTGCCGCCTTTGAGCACCGCACCGGCTTCAAGCTGGGTGCACCGGTCGGCTTCAAGGACTACATGTGGGAAGCGCTGAATGACTCGGCAGCGGGCATCAACATGATCCAGACCGCCGAAAACCTGGCCAAGCAATACGGCATCACCCGCGAGGAGGTGGATGCCTTTGCCTCCAGCTCCTTTGCCAAGGCAGTGGCTGCGCAACAAAGCGGCTTTCACGCCGGTGAAATCGTGCCCGTGGTCAGTGAAAATTTCGCGCTTGAAGGCTACGCCACCCGCGCCATCAAGTTACAGGGCAAAAGCAGCGAAGTGGCGCTTGACACCCATGCCCGCATCTCGCCGGTCGAGGTCTTGGCCAAGCTGCGCAGCGTCTACCCCGGTGGCGTGCAGACCGGTGGCAACAGCGCCGCGCTGGTCGACGCTGCTGCGGCGGTCGTCGTCGCCTCAGGCGGCTATGTCCGCGCTGAAGGCAAGAAACCGCTGGCCCGCGTGGTGGCCGCTGCCGTGGTGGGTGTGCCGCCCGAGATCATGGGCATTGGCCCGGCACCCGCTATCCGCCTGCTGCTGGAGCGCGCCGGGCTGACGCTGGACCAGATCGGCCGCTTCGAAATCAATGAGGCCCAAGGCGCGCAAACCCTGTCGGTGGGGCGTGAACTGGGCCTGGACCTGTCCAAACTCAATGTCAACGGCGGCGCCATTGCGCTGGGCCATCCGCTGGCCTGCACCGGTGTGCGCCTGACGCTGACACTGGCACGCGAGATGCAGCGCAGCCATGTGCGCTACGGCGTGTCCAGCGCCTGCATCGGCGGTGGCCAGGGCATTGCCCTGCTGCTGGAAAACCCGCTGACGGTCTGA
- a CDS encoding crotonase/enoyl-CoA hydratase family protein, with product MDKKHIHFELYGEQQEVAIIRLTRGSKRNALNDGLILALRGLFEKMPASVRAAVIDGEGEHFCAGLDLSELQERDASQGVFHSRMWHAALEHVQYGPVPVIAALHGAVVGGGLELASACHIRVADDTTFYALPEGSRGIFVGGGGAVRIPRLIGTARMTDMMLTGRVFNAQDGERIGLAQYLVPAGTAFDKACELAVRIAGNAPMTNYALTHVLPRIADQPADQGFMTEAMMAAIAQSAPAAKERVRAFLEGRADKVRIA from the coding sequence ATGGACAAAAAACACATCCACTTTGAACTCTACGGCGAGCAACAGGAAGTCGCCATCATCCGCCTGACTCGTGGCAGCAAGCGCAACGCCTTGAACGACGGCCTGATTCTGGCCCTGCGCGGTCTGTTTGAAAAAATGCCCGCCAGCGTGCGTGCTGCTGTCATCGACGGCGAGGGTGAACACTTCTGCGCCGGGCTTGATTTGAGCGAACTGCAAGAGCGTGATGCCAGCCAGGGCGTGTTCCACTCCCGCATGTGGCATGCCGCCCTGGAACACGTGCAATACGGCCCGGTGCCCGTCATTGCGGCGCTGCACGGCGCGGTGGTGGGTGGTGGCCTGGAGCTGGCCAGTGCCTGCCACATCCGCGTGGCCGACGACACCACCTTCTATGCCCTGCCCGAAGGCTCGCGCGGCATCTTTGTCGGCGGCGGTGGTGCGGTGCGCATCCCGCGCCTGATCGGTACCGCGCGCATGACCGACATGATGCTGACCGGACGCGTGTTCAATGCGCAAGATGGCGAACGCATCGGCCTGGCGCAATACCTGGTACCCGCTGGCACGGCCTTTGACAAGGCTTGTGAACTGGCGGTGCGCATTGCCGGCAACGCCCCCATGACCAACTACGCGCTGACCCACGTGCTGCCGCGCATTGCCGATCAACCCGCTGACCAGGGCTTCATGACCGAAGCCATGATGGCCGCCATTGCCCAAAGCGCACCGGCCGCCAAGGAGCGCGTGCGCGCCTTTCTGGAAGGCCGGGCCGACAAGGTCCGAATAGCCTGA